A portion of the Corynebacterium heidelbergense genome contains these proteins:
- the proB gene encoding glutamate 5-kinase, protein MASSKHPRNTDPASHQTDGDRAFDSAALGLAHSGPLEGPIEPAYPVPSYGVRPIHRPGPVIPATTIEFPEPAVDPEDPAMGHSSTVRQDIARARRLVVKIGSSSLTDEDGLVNPDRIDIIADALEARMDRGTDLIVVSSGAVACGMGPLELSQRPTDLATKQAAASVGQVLLAQEWARSFARYGRTIGQVLLTASDAGRRDRARNAQRTIDRLRQLGAVPIVNENDTVATSEMRFGDNDRLAALVSHLAFADALVLLSDVDGLYDRNPAEPDANFIPEVRGAKDLRGVVAGDGGRLGTGGMAAKVSAARLASRAGVPVLLTSTENVGAALDAANVGTAFWPQEDRLSAWKFWVLYAASSEGRLHLDAGAVEAVTRKHRSLLPVGITAIEGKFTQGKIVDIVDPEGKLVGRGEVNYDSEMLEGMIGKSTADLPDIAKRPAVHTDYLSTYSNRHRL, encoded by the coding sequence ATGGCCTCGTCAAAACACCCGCGGAATACCGATCCAGCGTCCCACCAGACCGACGGCGACCGCGCCTTCGACAGTGCCGCGCTCGGTTTGGCCCACTCCGGTCCGCTGGAAGGGCCCATCGAACCCGCGTACCCCGTGCCCAGCTACGGAGTACGCCCCATTCACCGCCCCGGCCCGGTCATCCCAGCAACCACCATCGAGTTTCCAGAGCCTGCGGTGGATCCCGAGGACCCAGCGATGGGGCACAGCTCGACGGTGCGACAGGACATCGCCCGGGCCCGCCGATTGGTAGTCAAGATCGGATCGTCCTCCCTGACCGACGAGGATGGGCTGGTTAACCCGGACCGGATCGACATTATCGCTGATGCGCTGGAAGCCCGGATGGACCGCGGCACCGACCTCATCGTCGTGTCCTCCGGTGCCGTTGCCTGCGGGATGGGCCCCCTGGAGCTATCCCAGCGCCCCACTGACCTGGCCACCAAGCAGGCCGCGGCCTCCGTGGGGCAGGTGTTGCTCGCCCAGGAATGGGCGCGCTCTTTCGCACGCTACGGGCGCACCATCGGCCAGGTCCTGCTCACCGCCTCCGACGCGGGGCGCCGCGACCGGGCCCGCAACGCCCAGCGCACCATCGACCGCCTGCGGCAACTGGGGGCGGTGCCGATCGTCAACGAGAACGACACGGTGGCGACGTCCGAAATGAGGTTCGGTGACAACGACCGGCTCGCGGCCCTCGTTTCCCACCTGGCCTTCGCCGACGCCCTCGTGCTGCTCTCCGACGTGGATGGCCTGTACGACCGGAACCCCGCCGAGCCGGACGCCAACTTCATCCCGGAGGTCCGTGGCGCCAAGGACCTGCGGGGAGTGGTCGCCGGGGATGGGGGACGCCTGGGCACGGGCGGCATGGCAGCCAAGGTCTCGGCCGCCCGATTGGCATCCCGCGCGGGTGTGCCCGTGCTGCTGACCTCCACGGAGAACGTGGGTGCCGCCCTGGATGCGGCGAACGTCGGCACCGCCTTCTGGCCCCAGGAGGACCGCCTGAGCGCCTGGAAGTTCTGGGTGCTCTACGCGGCCAGCTCCGAGGGGCGGTTGCACCTGGACGCCGGCGCGGTGGAGGCTGTGACCCGCAAGCACCGATCGTTGCTGCCCGTGGGAATTACTGCGATTGAGGGCAAGTTCACCCAGGGCAAAATCGTGGACATCGTGGACCCGGAGGGCAAGCTCGTTGGCCGCGGTGAAGTGAACTACGACTCGGAGATGTTGGAGGGCATGATCGGCAAGTCCACCGCCGACCTGCCGGATATTGCCAAGCGACCGGCGGTGCACACCGATTACCTCTCCACATACTCCAACCGGCACCGTCTGTAG
- a CDS encoding glutamate-5-semialdehyde dehydrogenase: MTDTQTLTPERQAERQEVLDKATKAKEVSRAVLLSTEQKNDLLEAAADALEANTDTIIAANREDIAAGKKRGFADSLLDRLALDADRIAGIAGGLRQVVGLPDPVGEIVRGHTRPNGLRLKQVRTPLGVMGMVYEARPNVTVDAFGLAIKSGNVPLLRGSKSARATNTKLVEILQDVAESKELPREIVQLLPCATHDSVQDLITARGLVDLVIPRGGAGLINAVVTKATVPTIETGTGNCHFYIDASADLDQAIDLLINGKTRRVSVCNATEVVILDANLPSADKTKVLQALQDAGVTIHGDKAQLDDLIGDVVQAEEKDWTDEYLSMDIAAAIVDGVTGAVEHIQRYSSGHTEAVAAQDYSVTSFFEQHVDCAAVMINTSTAWTDGEMFGFGAEIGISTQKLHARGPMGLPELTSTKWVINGEGQARP, translated from the coding sequence ATGACTGACACGCAGACGCTGACCCCAGAACGCCAAGCCGAACGCCAGGAGGTGCTGGATAAAGCCACCAAGGCGAAAGAGGTAAGCCGCGCGGTTCTGCTGTCCACCGAGCAGAAGAACGATCTGCTGGAAGCTGCGGCGGACGCCCTGGAGGCCAACACCGACACCATCATCGCCGCCAACCGGGAAGACATCGCCGCCGGTAAGAAGCGCGGTTTTGCCGATTCCCTGCTGGACCGCCTGGCCCTCGACGCCGACCGCATCGCCGGGATCGCCGGAGGGTTGCGCCAGGTGGTGGGCCTGCCGGATCCAGTCGGGGAAATCGTCCGCGGTCACACCCGCCCGAATGGTCTCCGCCTGAAGCAGGTGCGCACGCCGCTGGGCGTGATGGGGATGGTCTACGAGGCCCGCCCGAATGTCACAGTCGACGCTTTCGGCCTCGCCATCAAGTCCGGGAACGTCCCCCTGCTGCGGGGTTCCAAGTCCGCCCGCGCCACGAACACGAAGCTGGTGGAGATCCTGCAGGATGTCGCCGAGAGCAAGGAGTTGCCCCGCGAGATCGTGCAGCTTCTGCCGTGCGCGACGCACGATTCCGTCCAGGATCTCATCACCGCCCGGGGGTTGGTGGATCTCGTCATCCCGCGGGGCGGGGCGGGGCTCATCAACGCGGTGGTCACAAAGGCGACGGTGCCGACGATCGAGACGGGCACCGGCAACTGCCACTTCTACATCGATGCCTCCGCGGATCTGGACCAGGCCATCGACCTGCTCATCAACGGTAAGACGCGCCGCGTTTCGGTCTGCAACGCGACGGAGGTTGTCATTTTGGACGCCAACCTACCCAGCGCCGATAAAACCAAAGTCCTGCAAGCTCTCCAGGACGCCGGGGTGACGATCCACGGCGACAAAGCCCAGTTGGACGATCTGATCGGGGATGTGGTGCAGGCCGAGGAGAAGGACTGGACTGACGAGTACCTCTCCATGGACATCGCCGCGGCCATCGTCGACGGAGTCACCGGCGCCGTGGAGCATATCCAGCGCTACTCCTCCGGCCACACGGAGGCGGTTGCCGCCCAGGACTACTCGGTGACCAGCTTCTTCGAGCAGCACGTGGACTGCGCCGCCGTGATGATCAACACCTCCACGGCCTGGACGGACGGGGAGATGTTTGGCTTCGGCGCGGAAATCGGTATCTCCACCCAGAAGCTGCACGCCCGCGGCCCCATGGGTCTGCCGGAGCTGACCAGCACGAAGTGGGTCATCAACGGTGAGGGGCAGGCCCGCCCCTAG
- the nadD gene encoding nicotinate-nucleotide adenylyltransferase, translating into MDRVGIMGGTFDPIHHGHLVAASEAAERFELDIVVFVPTGQPWQKRNRVVSPAEDRYLMTVVATASNPRFLVSRVDIDRGGDTYTVDTLADIRRAYPTAELFFITGADALGKIITWRDWEKMFDMAHFVGVTRPGYELPAADGSDPLRREVDAGRLSLLAIPAMAISSTDCRQRAAAGRPVWYLVPDGVVQYIAKHGMYRSG; encoded by the coding sequence ATGGACCGCGTGGGCATCATGGGCGGCACCTTCGATCCCATCCACCATGGCCACCTCGTCGCCGCCAGCGAAGCCGCCGAACGCTTCGAACTTGACATAGTGGTCTTCGTGCCCACCGGCCAACCCTGGCAGAAGCGCAACCGGGTGGTCTCCCCGGCGGAGGACCGCTACCTCATGACCGTCGTGGCCACGGCCTCTAACCCGCGCTTTTTGGTTTCTCGCGTCGATATCGACCGCGGCGGCGATACCTACACGGTGGATACCCTCGCCGATATCCGCCGCGCCTATCCCACGGCCGAGCTGTTCTTCATCACCGGTGCCGACGCGCTGGGGAAGATCATCACCTGGCGGGACTGGGAGAAGATGTTCGACATGGCCCATTTCGTCGGGGTCACGCGGCCCGGCTATGAACTGCCCGCCGCCGATGGTTCCGATCCGCTGCGCCGGGAGGTCGATGCCGGTCGGCTGTCTCTGCTGGCAATCCCCGCGATGGCTATCTCCTCCACGGATTGTCGGCAGCGCGCTGCGGCTGGGCGTCCGGTTTGGTATCTCGTGCCCGATGGCGTGGTGCAGTACATCGCCAAACACGGCATGTACCGATCGGGATAA
- the rsfS gene encoding ribosome silencing factor: MTATAEAIALASTAARAGAEKLAEDILVLDVSDRLAITDCFVLLSGDNERQVNSIVEEVEFQLSEDGGPKPTRREGRGDGRWVLLDYGTIIVHVQRREEREFYALDRLYHDAPQIPVEGVEQVQRSGHWDADVDVDVLEALSIDDLPLAGPTPDSNEL, translated from the coding sequence TTGACTGCCACTGCAGAAGCCATCGCCCTTGCTTCCACCGCCGCCCGCGCCGGGGCGGAAAAGCTGGCCGAGGACATCTTGGTCCTTGACGTTTCCGACCGCCTGGCCATCACCGATTGCTTCGTGCTGCTGAGCGGCGACAACGAGCGCCAGGTGAACTCTATCGTGGAGGAGGTGGAGTTCCAGCTCTCCGAGGACGGCGGCCCCAAGCCGACCCGCCGGGAGGGCCGGGGGGACGGCCGCTGGGTGCTGCTGGACTACGGCACGATCATCGTCCACGTCCAGCGCCGGGAGGAGCGCGAGTTCTACGCCCTCGACCGCCTGTATCACGATGCCCCCCAGATCCCGGTGGAGGGCGTGGAGCAGGTCCAGCGCTCCGGGCACTGGGACGCCGATGTGGATGTGGACGTGCTGGAGGCCCTGTCCATTGACGATCTGCCGCTGGCGGGCCCCACCCCGGATAGCAACGAGCTCTAG
- a CDS encoding histidine phosphatase family protein: protein MSERRLILIRHGQTEYNATGRMQGQLDTDLSETGLAQVQAAAQVVADWPVSTVVASDLRRARDTANVLAARWGVPVATDARLRETDLGRWQAASHHEIDRDYPGQRAYWRHDPTWAPPGGETRLQVADRAEAVVRELLAGGAFDGGHVVLVAHGGTIAALTARLLGVRHEDYPMLSGLGNVCWAQLVARPRFMDARDHAPHQPAVDGSTVPMAPALGKEAQVNPRWHLEGWNVGVNAAAPMSAPSPDEGGEDAPS, encoded by the coding sequence ATGTCCGAACGCAGGCTCATCCTCATCCGCCACGGTCAGACGGAGTACAACGCCACCGGCCGGATGCAGGGGCAGCTGGATACAGACCTCTCCGAGACGGGGCTGGCCCAGGTGCAGGCTGCGGCGCAGGTTGTCGCGGATTGGCCGGTGTCCACGGTGGTGGCCTCCGACCTGCGCCGAGCCCGGGACACCGCGAATGTGCTAGCGGCTCGGTGGGGTGTGCCGGTCGCGACAGATGCGCGCCTGCGGGAAACTGATCTGGGCCGCTGGCAGGCGGCGTCCCACCACGAGATCGACCGGGACTACCCGGGACAGCGAGCATACTGGCGCCACGATCCCACCTGGGCACCCCCGGGCGGTGAGACCCGGCTGCAGGTTGCCGACCGCGCGGAGGCGGTTGTGCGGGAGTTGCTGGCGGGGGGAGCCTTCGATGGGGGTCATGTGGTTCTGGTGGCCCACGGCGGGACGATCGCCGCGCTGACCGCCCGATTGCTGGGGGTGCGGCACGAGGACTATCCCATGCTCTCCGGTCTGGGCAATGTGTGCTGGGCCCAATTGGTTGCCAGGCCACGGTTTATGGACGCCAGGGACCACGCGCCCCATCAACCCGCCGTGGACGGCAGCACGGTCCCCATGGCCCCGGCGCTGGGGAAGGAGGCGCAGGTGAATCCGAGATGGCACCTGGAGGGGTGGAATGTGGGCGTCAACGCCGCGGCCCCGATGAGCGCCCCAAGCCCGGACGAGGGTGGGGAGGACGCGCCATCATGA
- a CDS encoding DegV family protein, with product MTVHVVTDSSSCLPAEAAQRAGVTVLPLHTSGEDEERSTAGLGSLELAAAYARLLERGGDEGVVAIHVSKELSATWSNAVTAAGVFDHTVKVLDTQSAGMVLGFAAVRAGEVAQAGGDLEEVEAAARAVIHSGNTWLYVHKLEALRRGGRLSTGQRLLSTALAIKPILHLGEGRLDLAAKTRTRAKAFDKLVDMVRTVVVGEAEHAASVGESPRVVLVAIHDSEAVEAADALRDRMVDMIAAVREEAAGGGARRDGGGKKDEGAGLSSELPRVEFMRVKLSAAVAVHTGPGAVAVSTALVPAE from the coding sequence ATGACGGTTCACGTGGTCACGGATTCTTCCAGTTGTCTGCCCGCGGAGGCAGCGCAGCGGGCAGGGGTGACCGTTTTACCCCTGCACACGAGCGGGGAGGACGAGGAGCGCAGCACGGCCGGCCTGGGTTCGTTGGAGCTCGCCGCGGCGTATGCCCGCTTGCTGGAGCGCGGCGGGGACGAGGGGGTCGTGGCCATCCACGTGTCCAAGGAGTTGTCGGCGACGTGGTCTAACGCTGTGACGGCGGCAGGTGTGTTCGACCACACGGTGAAGGTGCTGGATACCCAGAGTGCCGGGATGGTGCTCGGCTTCGCCGCGGTGCGCGCCGGGGAGGTGGCCCAGGCAGGTGGGGACCTGGAGGAGGTGGAGGCGGCCGCGCGGGCCGTGATCCACAGCGGGAACACCTGGTTGTACGTGCACAAGCTGGAGGCGCTGCGGCGCGGGGGTCGGCTGTCTACCGGGCAGCGGCTGCTCAGCACCGCGCTGGCGATCAAGCCAATCTTGCACCTTGGCGAAGGCCGACTGGACCTGGCGGCCAAGACGCGGACGAGGGCGAAGGCCTTCGACAAGCTCGTGGACATGGTGCGCACGGTCGTGGTGGGGGAGGCCGAGCACGCTGCCTCTGTGGGTGAGTCGCCCCGGGTTGTGCTGGTGGCCATCCACGATTCGGAGGCTGTGGAGGCGGCCGATGCGCTGCGGGACCGCATGGTGGACATGATCGCCGCGGTGCGGGAGGAAGCCGCAGGCGGTGGTGCGAGGAGAGACGGCGGCGGAAAGAAAGACGAGGGAGCCGGGCTGAGCAGCGAACTCCCGCGGGTGGAGTTCATGCGCGTGAAGCTCAGCGCGGCGGTGGCGGTGCACACTGGCCCCGGCGCGGTGGCGGTGAGTACGGCGCTGGTGCCCGCGGAGTAG
- a CDS encoding helix-hairpin-helix domain-containing protein encodes MGQRARTYLRQQGAGATNQVRNRVEALAQPMPGHEIASVDVETRATLSPLSAKALVLVVGVAAAVVFAIVLAGFFFSGEDPGEKEAASGAGLIAAPGPGGSSVSGASNTGEAMATLTHSRGGGNQDVEQGGPVVVAVQGMVARPGLLTVDGKTRVGEVLERAGGTQPGAVVTGINLAELVSDGLQIVVDDRGSSVVLPGSAGGTQSGPAARAGGGAGAGGAGVGAAPGKDRGLVNLNTADATLLQTLEGVGPATAQAIITWREANGGFRSVEQLMEVRGIGPAKFEAMRSGVTV; translated from the coding sequence GTGGGGCAGCGCGCCCGGACGTATCTGCGCCAGCAGGGGGCAGGGGCCACGAATCAGGTGCGGAACCGGGTGGAGGCTCTGGCGCAGCCCATGCCGGGGCACGAGATCGCCAGTGTGGATGTGGAGACCCGGGCAACGCTATCGCCTTTGTCAGCCAAGGCATTGGTCCTCGTTGTGGGGGTGGCTGCCGCCGTAGTGTTCGCCATTGTGCTGGCAGGCTTTTTCTTTTCGGGGGAGGATCCCGGCGAGAAGGAAGCGGCTTCAGGTGCCGGACTTATCGCCGCACCCGGGCCGGGGGGATCATCGGTCAGCGGCGCGAGCAACACGGGGGAGGCGATGGCAACGCTCACCCACTCGCGCGGGGGTGGCAACCAGGACGTGGAGCAGGGCGGACCGGTTGTGGTGGCGGTCCAAGGGATGGTCGCACGCCCTGGATTGCTCACCGTGGATGGGAAGACGCGCGTGGGCGAGGTCCTCGAACGCGCAGGCGGTACCCAACCGGGAGCGGTTGTTACGGGTATCAACCTCGCCGAGCTGGTATCCGATGGGCTGCAGATCGTCGTGGATGATCGCGGGTCCAGCGTTGTCCTGCCCGGTAGTGCCGGTGGCACGCAATCGGGCCCGGCAGCCAGGGCAGGGGGTGGTGCCGGGGCCGGTGGGGCAGGGGTAGGCGCGGCCCCCGGGAAAGACCGTGGGCTGGTCAACCTCAACACCGCCGATGCCACCTTGCTGCAAACCCTGGAAGGGGTGGGCCCGGCCACCGCCCAAGCGATCATCACGTGGCGCGAGGCGAACGGGGGCTTCCGCAGCGTGGAACAGCTCATGGAGGTGCGCGGCATCGGGCCGGCCAAGTTCGAGGCGATGCGCAGTGGCGTCACGGTGTAG
- a CDS encoding ComEC/Rec2 family competence protein — translation MLLVIVCSLGVAWASVSPRRVQLPRAWRPSLVASAVCALVVGSVARVRLWMIDAQDLMQRMSAAAGKPTHFHGRAEVAGVAKPVAEGATMVPVSVDGVGKVPMFLRGGHPGAPPGSHGRTPPGASGSALPQDLQPGTVLDVAATVRASDRPALAPVTLSATRPPEVLHEPSGLWAVAAALRRSLRAACEPLTRDVANLVPGMSVGDTSHQDAQMSQDFLATGLSHLTAVSGANVTIVMSTAVIIATCCRAGRRAKLAVAAIALLCFVTAVGPDASVLRAGVMGSIGLIATWSSRWGDSIAAACAAVIILVLADPGLAVSYGFALSIAATLGIVVLAPLLYRPILRRWASLCERRWSRAPRVGEAMCVRAVGVAVAADLVTAPIIVHMTGRYSPVSVLANLAVLLAVPPITVLGLTAALAATVLSAAGFAPGIAAVLLAPAVPCAWWVSTVARTFSAVDVVHTSGGTWFALAFVLVGVLLVGTLRLLNDARRVRWRALRWGWMATCIAVVGLVRAHGIGVAPYADTATTGWAEDLREIDDWDVAICTAQGPPARGQATKGQATQGRGEILVAAGGRRVGCPATLGRPRRVEGGSVRVGPGAEVWLAAEQRRLVVVRDEAAAVRAAEHVGREGIIVVTDCTRSRGRPSRTGEGAPVVFPCADGTIVAVGGEIHASGAGTR, via the coding sequence ATGCTCCTGGTGATTGTCTGTTCGCTCGGCGTGGCTTGGGCCAGCGTGAGCCCCCGGCGCGTGCAGTTGCCGCGAGCCTGGCGGCCCTCGCTGGTAGCCAGTGCGGTGTGTGCCTTAGTTGTCGGCTCGGTGGCACGGGTGCGGCTGTGGATGATCGATGCCCAGGACCTGATGCAGCGCATGTCGGCAGCAGCGGGCAAACCCACCCATTTTCACGGCCGGGCAGAGGTTGCCGGGGTGGCGAAGCCGGTGGCTGAGGGGGCCACGATGGTTCCCGTCTCCGTGGATGGTGTGGGCAAGGTCCCGATGTTTCTGCGCGGCGGGCACCCAGGGGCGCCGCCGGGCTCGCATGGACGCACACCGCCGGGGGCCTCGGGGTCTGCCCTACCGCAGGACCTGCAACCGGGAACGGTGCTGGACGTCGCAGCAACTGTGCGCGCTAGCGATCGCCCGGCCTTAGCCCCCGTCACCCTAAGCGCCACCCGCCCTCCGGAGGTCCTCCACGAGCCCAGCGGTCTATGGGCGGTTGCGGCCGCCCTGCGCCGGAGCCTGCGGGCGGCCTGCGAGCCGCTCACCCGGGATGTGGCCAACCTTGTTCCGGGGATGAGCGTGGGGGATACGTCCCACCAAGACGCGCAGATGAGCCAAGACTTCCTGGCCACGGGGCTCAGCCACCTCACCGCCGTTAGCGGGGCAAACGTCACGATCGTGATGTCCACAGCGGTGATCATCGCCACGTGTTGCAGGGCTGGCCGAAGGGCCAAGCTGGCTGTGGCGGCCATAGCCCTACTTTGCTTCGTGACCGCCGTCGGCCCCGACGCGAGCGTCCTGCGCGCCGGGGTGATGGGATCCATTGGCTTGATTGCTACCTGGAGTTCCCGGTGGGGGGATTCCATCGCGGCGGCCTGCGCTGCCGTCATCATCCTGGTACTTGCTGATCCGGGGCTTGCCGTCAGCTACGGGTTTGCGTTATCCATCGCCGCCACACTGGGCATTGTCGTGTTGGCACCCCTGCTCTACCGGCCCATCCTGCGGCGCTGGGCGTCCTTGTGCGAGCGGCGCTGGTCGCGGGCCCCGCGGGTGGGGGAGGCCATGTGTGTCCGGGCCGTCGGGGTGGCCGTGGCGGCGGACCTTGTCACCGCGCCCATCATCGTGCACATGACTGGGCGCTACTCGCCGGTATCGGTACTAGCCAATCTGGCGGTCCTCCTCGCCGTACCCCCGATCACCGTCCTGGGGCTCACGGCGGCGTTAGCAGCCACAGTGCTCTCCGCCGCGGGGTTCGCGCCAGGTATCGCCGCGGTCCTCCTCGCGCCGGCCGTGCCCTGCGCCTGGTGGGTGTCCACAGTCGCCCGGACCTTCTCCGCAGTAGACGTGGTCCATACATCGGGGGGAACCTGGTTTGCTCTAGCCTTCGTGCTGGTCGGGGTGCTGTTGGTGGGGACACTGCGGCTGCTCAACGATGCCCGGCGCGTGAGGTGGCGCGCATTGCGGTGGGGCTGGATGGCCACGTGCATCGCCGTGGTCGGCTTGGTACGCGCGCACGGTATTGGCGTCGCCCCCTATGCGGACACAGCAACCACCGGATGGGCCGAAGATTTGCGCGAGATCGACGATTGGGACGTGGCCATTTGCACCGCGCAGGGCCCACCAGCGCGGGGCCAGGCAACGAAAGGCCAAGCAACGCAAGGCCGAGGGGAGATCCTCGTCGCGGCGGGCGGCAGACGCGTGGGGTGCCCGGCTACCCTCGGCAGGCCGCGCCGGGTGGAGGGGGGATCGGTGCGAGTCGGCCCGGGAGCAGAGGTCTGGCTGGCCGCCGAACAGCGGCGGCTGGTCGTGGTCCGCGATGAGGCGGCGGCCGTGCGGGCCGCAGAGCACGTGGGCCGGGAGGGAATCATCGTCGTCACGGACTGCACGCGCAGCCGGGGGCGGCCCAGCCGGACGGGCGAGGGGGCGCCCGTGGTGTTCCCGTGCGCCGATGGCACCATCGTGGCGGTCGGTGGGGAGATCCACGCCTCCGGTGCGGGCACCCGGTGA
- the holA gene encoding DNA polymerase III subunit delta, producing the protein MTQAPAPANLILGTETFLAERRRSAIVAAARAHADAPDVPVEMHKATDITAPELAELLSPSLFSEDRIIVVTGVEDAAQDTVKLLEQAIADPADGVVLVMIHTGKGRNKKLVNTWPKMGVQVHSAGELKGRDRHAFVEQEFRSHGVRVSPDVVSLVLDSVGSGLRELASAISQLAADTGGNVTADSVRKYYQGRAEVTGFEVADLAVTGRLYEAVVAARRALQLGVPHVLLAAAMCGAVADIARVAGARRIDPRRDAADYGMAPWKLEKTMRHARMWSPEAISEGLQVVAHLDADVKGRSQSADYAVEHAVRRIASLAAGQG; encoded by the coding sequence ATGACCCAGGCGCCCGCACCGGCCAACCTTATCCTCGGCACGGAAACCTTCCTCGCCGAGCGGCGGCGATCCGCCATCGTTGCGGCAGCCCGCGCCCACGCCGACGCGCCGGACGTCCCAGTAGAGATGCACAAGGCCACGGACATCACCGCCCCTGAGCTGGCCGAACTGCTCTCCCCGAGCCTGTTCTCGGAGGATCGGATCATTGTCGTCACCGGCGTGGAAGATGCCGCGCAGGACACCGTCAAACTTCTGGAGCAGGCAATCGCGGACCCGGCTGACGGGGTTGTCCTCGTCATGATCCACACCGGCAAGGGGCGGAACAAGAAGCTGGTGAACACCTGGCCGAAAATGGGCGTCCAGGTGCATTCGGCGGGGGAGCTTAAGGGCCGCGACCGCCACGCCTTCGTAGAACAGGAGTTCCGCAGCCACGGAGTGCGGGTTTCCCCGGACGTCGTGAGCCTCGTCCTGGATTCGGTGGGCAGCGGTCTACGCGAACTCGCCAGCGCCATCAGCCAGCTCGCCGCCGATACGGGCGGGAACGTCACCGCAGACAGCGTGCGCAAGTACTACCAGGGACGGGCGGAGGTCACCGGGTTCGAGGTCGCCGACCTGGCGGTGACCGGGCGGCTCTACGAGGCGGTGGTCGCTGCCCGGCGGGCGCTGCAACTGGGTGTTCCCCACGTGCTGCTCGCCGCAGCGATGTGCGGAGCCGTCGCGGACATCGCGCGGGTCGCCGGGGCCCGCCGGATCGATCCTCGCCGGGACGCCGCAGACTACGGCATGGCCCCGTGGAAGCTGGAAAAGACGATGCGGCATGCGCGGATGTGGTCCCCGGAGGCTATCTCGGAGGGCCTGCAGGTCGTCGCGCATCTCGATGCGGACGTCAAGGGCCGAAGCCAGAGCGCGGATTACGCCGTGGAGCACGCGGTCCGCCGCATTGCCTCCCTCGCCGCTGGCCAGGGCTAA
- a CDS encoding ADP-ribosylglycohydrolase family protein, which translates to MDNRFASALFGTALGDAWGYPYQLPPQTERTPLPDELRISDDTLMTLALSTAIGAIADRDLSRKDGLLEIAQQFLDYHRDRDYNRYRGNATEEALQRMEERGIEEWHRCATHSGGSCAVMRLSPAGMLAPRRQRVGWSVLQGVITHDSGVARAACLVLGCLFSAEPGQDLTEVAGNIRLDPNLRADTVLTDHEKRGLLEDLRTAHVRRLRGEDVPLTVLIERVREVRRALSPILGDGDFERLYRERLKVKQTLGLGWDAGSCTASALLLAQLYLDHQERYDPHDFLHVAVNWPGNRKTRASLTGALMGAHMDNMESWKTARHYDFERRYHHAIYSGVWEGFAQA; encoded by the coding sequence GTGGACAACCGATTCGCCTCCGCCCTTTTCGGCACCGCCCTTGGAGACGCCTGGGGCTACCCCTATCAACTGCCGCCGCAGACCGAACGCACTCCGCTGCCCGATGAGCTGCGGATCAGCGACGACACCCTCATGACGCTGGCCCTGTCCACTGCGATCGGGGCGATCGCGGACCGGGACCTATCCCGGAAAGACGGCCTGCTGGAAATCGCCCAACAGTTCCTGGACTATCACCGGGACCGGGATTACAACCGCTACCGCGGCAACGCCACCGAGGAAGCCCTTCAGCGCATGGAGGAGCGCGGCATTGAGGAATGGCATAGATGCGCCACCCACTCCGGTGGTTCCTGCGCCGTCATGCGGCTCAGCCCGGCGGGGATGTTGGCACCCCGGCGCCAACGGGTTGGGTGGAGTGTCTTGCAGGGGGTGATCACGCACGATTCCGGCGTGGCCCGCGCCGCATGCCTCGTGCTGGGGTGTCTATTCAGCGCCGAACCCGGCCAGGATCTTACCGAGGTGGCCGGAAACATCCGCCTGGACCCCAACCTCCGCGCCGATACCGTCCTCACCGACCACGAGAAGCGCGGGCTCCTCGAGGATCTGCGGACCGCGCATGTGCGTCGGTTACGCGGGGAGGATGTACCGCTCACCGTGCTCATCGAGCGGGTGCGCGAGGTGCGTCGGGCGCTCTCCCCCATCCTTGGCGACGGCGACTTCGAGCGGCTCTACCGGGAACGCCTCAAGGTCAAGCAGACCCTGGGGTTGGGGTGGGACGCGGGCTCCTGTACCGCCTCCGCGCTCCTGCTGGCGCAGCTATACCTGGACCACCAGGAACGCTACGACCCGCATGACTTCCTGCACGTGGCCGTTAACTGGCCGGGCAACCGGAAGACTCGTGCCTCCCTCACCGGGGCGCTGATGGGGGCGCACATGGACAATATGGAGAGCTGGAAGACGGCCCGCCACTACGACTTCGAGCGCCGCTATCACCACGCCATCTACTCCGGCGTGTGGGAGGGCTTCGCCCAGGCTTAG
- the rpsT gene encoding 30S ribosomal protein S20, with protein MANIKQQKKRIRTNEIARRRNQAIRSRLRTETRKFNELVAAEDKAGAEAQMRVAARLYDKAVTKGTIHRNNAANKKSNMAARFNQMA; from the coding sequence ATGGCAAACATCAAGCAGCAGAAGAAGCGCATCCGCACCAACGAGATCGCCCGGCGCCGCAACCAGGCAATCCGCTCCCGCCTGCGCACCGAAACCCGCAAGTTCAACGAGCTCGTCGCCGCCGAGGACAAGGCCGGCGCTGAAGCTCAGATGCGGGTCGCCGCCCGGCTCTATGACAAGGCCGTGACCAAGGGCACGATCCACCGCAACAACGCCGCCAACAAGAAATCCAACATGGCGGCCCGCTTCAACCAGATGGCCTAA